A DNA window from Anastrepha obliqua isolate idAnaObli1 chromosome 5, idAnaObli1_1.0, whole genome shotgun sequence contains the following coding sequences:
- the LOC129248262 gene encoding EGF domain-specific O-linked N-acetylglucosamine transferase, whose amino-acid sequence MCLKFTLILLFLSQLMYSFGHAEETTTESNKQRLSTPLPNLPANHLIRYLNTFPQVLEECAFSEECQRAIHTNVSETNAYDAAMMISEAVATASMPAAACWGHELDCDVKTRFQTPTCPGEHNGWVQSKTTQVSTFYYQADFGYIQQQISELSLMCEPRYITDSSLECSKYLRFCRGRNLLFDFRDLANRKELIRYHMDVLKPRQLLGHCQLNRTRLEAELDHMGALQSWAPELRNFDELPMSIMTSSECDLVVDTPTFIMKIDATYNMYHHFCDFFNLYASLFVNQSHPLAFHTDSRILVWETYPYDSPFAETFKAFSDKRVWTLNDVKGKRVCFRNVVLPLLPRMIFGLFYNTPLINGCQGSGLFRAFSEFILHRLQIPYRPPLPQAKLRITLLSRRTKYRQILNEDELLEEIAANNSYHVQRISFERGLSFSQQLAITRNTDILIGMHGAGLTHLLFLPNWGTIFELYNCEDPNCYKDLARLRGIDYITWERDELLYPQDEGHHPQGGAHAKFTNYRFDPKEFVRLVARAAEHVWAHIEFQKFHTQKSVNLQASQNKHDRTMPQKDEL is encoded by the exons ATGTGTCTCAAATTCACATTAATACTCTTATTTCTAAGTCAACTCATGTATTCGTTTGGGCATGCCGAAGAAACTACAACCGAATCTAATAAGCAACGTTTGAGTACACCTTTGCCCAATTTGCCAGCGAATCATTTGATTCGCTATCTGAACACATTCCCGCAAGTACTCGAAGAGTGTGCGTTCAGTGAAGAGTGTCAGCGCGCCATTCACACGAACGTCTCTGAAACAAATGCATATGACGCAGCGATGATGATATCAGAAGCGGTAGCAACCGCGTCTATGCCCGCCGCTGCTTGTTGGGGCCATGAACTTGATTGTGATGTGAAGACCCGATTTCAAACGCCCACCTGTCCAGGTGAACACAACGGCTGGGTGCAAAGTAAGACAACACAAGTCAGCACATTCTATTACCAAGCAGACTTTGGTtatatacaacaacaaatcagCGAACTGTCGCTTATGTGCGAGCCTAGGTATATCACCGATTCATCACTAGAGTGCAGCAAGTATTTACGCTTTTGTCGCGGCCGCAATCTGCTGTTTGATTTCCGTGATTTAGCAAATCGTAAAGAATTAATACGCTACCACATGGATGTGTTGAAGCCACGTCAGTTATTGGGGCATTGTCAGTTAAATAGAACTCGCTTGGAAGCAGAGCTAGATCACATGGGTGCGCTGCAGTCTTGGGCGCCAGAGCTACGTAATTTTGACGAATTACCAATGTCGATAATGACAAGTAGCGAGTGCGACTTGGTGGTTGATACACCcacttttattatgaaaatcgatGCTACTTATAATATGTATCACCATTTCTGcgatttctttaatttatacgcctctctttttgtaaatcaatcaCATCCGTTGGCATTTCATACTGATTCTCGTATATTGGTCTGGGAAACATATCCCTATGATTCGCCTTTCGCAGAGACCTTCAAGGCATTTTCTGATAAACGTGTATGGACGTTAAACGATGTGAAAGGAAAGCGTGTATGTTTTCGAAATGTTGTATTGCCCCTGCTACCACGCatgatttttggtttattttacaaTACGCCACTT atcaatggcTGTCAAGGGAGTGGCTTATTTCGAGCCTTTTCTGAATTCATTCTACATCGTTTACAAATACCATATCGTCCACCGCTACCGCAAGCCAAATTACGTATTACCTTACTTTCCCGTCGCACAAAATATcgacaaattttaaatgaagatgAGCTGTTAGAGGAAATTGCCGCCAACAATAGTTACCATGTACAGCGTATCTCTTTTGAAAG GGGACTCTCATTCAGTCAACAATTAGCTATCACACGTAACACAGATATACTTATTGGAATGCACGGAGCTGGTCTTACCCATTTGCTATTCTTGCCCAACTGGGGCACGATTTTCGAATTATATAATTGTGAAGACCCAAATTGTTATAAAGATTTGGCGCGTCTACGTGGAATTGACTACATTACTTGGGAGCGTGATGAATTACTTTATCCACAGGATGAGGGCCATCATCCGCAAGGTGGGGCCCATGCCAAATTTACAAATTACCGCTTTGACCCAAAAGAATTTGTACGACTTGTGGCAAGAGCAGCGGAACATGTATGGGCACATATTGAGTTCCAAAAGTTCCATACACAGAAGAGTGTTAATCTCCAGGCGAGCCAAAACAAACATGATCGGACCATGCCACAGAAAGATGAGCTATAG
- the LOC129249009 gene encoding uncharacterized protein LOC129249009 produces MERLEGTDSSFCATGAPKTQCLCSEKRRFLNLIYNEMHSDSKAPTPHIEIYDKNSWHTFVQVMHILLTIVPIVFFFAIARIVGQKLESRIPPNSSCGYTIEFLLIVVPTVLIVNVFNNYIGQLMIVFWGCLLGLMYVVYKSKNQRRWYVLGGHRPFVLTLLRAAINLLTALCILAVDFESFPKNFRKTRRYGAGLMDVGIGLFVFAMGTVSKPPKNIAHITKSLWTVVLLLVLGLGRTLLIMLINYNQDEHEYGLHLNAFYTLALTKFFGCLFSGIAKNNLRHLIAGVALLLIHECCLQLYTSAFVMNPDIERDTFLRANREGILSLPGFVALYLISIVIGQSLKMNDKALSHRVFIDKLRALGIASVVLWVLVVGCIFTVSIARVTCNLGYVTWILALAVTMTFLFIMVFHLILSTIWPICDIEEDFESLLNSTVTTSCHENILPALVKAVNANGLVFFLLANVLTGAVNIYLEPSVRSDFESICILTVYMFIAISFVYLLHRLKIRIA; encoded by the exons ATGGAACGTTTGGAAGGAACAGACAGTTCGTTCTGCGCTACTGGTGCGCCAAAAACACAGTGCCTTTGTTCAGAGAAACgacgatttttaaatttgatttataacGAGATGCATTCGGATTCCAAGGCACCTACACCACATATTGAAATATACGATAAGAATTCATGGCACACATTTGTTCAGGTGATGCACATTCTATTGACAATTGTGCcgattgtatttttctttgcgATTGCGCGCATTGTTGGACAAAAACTTGAATCACGAATCCCGCCGAATTCATCTTGCGGATATACTATTGAGTTTCTATTAATAGTGGTGCCGACGGTGCTAATTGTAAATGTGTTTAATAATTATATTGGTCAATTGATGATAGTGTTTTGGGGCTGTCTACTGGGCTTAATGTATGTAGTttacaaatcaaaaaatcaaaggcGTTGGTACGTTTTAGGTGGCCATCGACCATTCGTATTAACATTACTTCGTGCAGCTATCAATCTGCTCACAGCGCTTTGCATACTCGCAGTGGATTTCGAAAGCTTTCCGAAAAACTTTCGAAAAACGCGCCGATATGGGGCTGGTCTTATGGACGTTGGAATTGGATTATTCGTTTTTGCAATGGGCACCGTTTCGAAACCTCCAAAAAACATTGCTCATATTACGAAATCACTATGGACTGTAGTGCTGCTGCTTGTGTTGGGCCTCGGACGTACTCTACTGATAATGTTGATTAATTATAACCAGGATGAACATGAATATGGCCTACATTTGAATGCCTTTTATACATTGGCACTGACCAAGTTTTTTGGATGCCTGTTTAGTGGAATTGCGAAAAATAATTTGAGACATCTGATAGCGGGTGTGG CCCTTCTATTAATTCACGAATGTTGCCTTCAACTCTACACATCCGCTTTTGTTATGAATCCAGATATCGAACGTGACACATTTCTTAGAGCGAATCGTGAGGGTATTTTATCACTACCAGGTTTCGTAGCACTATATCTCATATCCATAGTCATTGGGCAGAGTCTAAAGATGAATGATAAAGCTTTGAGCCACAGAGTATTTATAGATAAATTGAGAGCGCTAGGCATAGCAAGTGTTGTGCTTTGGGTGTTGGTGGTTGGATGTATCTTCACCGTTTCCATTGCCCGTGTAACCTGTAATCTCGGCTACGTTACGTGGATCTTGGCCCTTGCTGTAACAATGACGTTCCTCTTTATCATggtttttcatttgattttaagTACAATTTGGCCTATTTGTGACATAGAAGAAGATTTTGAATCACTATTGAATTCTACTGTAACAACGAGttgccatgaaaatattttgcctgCGCTTGTAAAAGCCGTAAATGCAAATGGGCTGGTGTTTTTCCTATTGGCTAATGTGCTCACAGGCGCGGTAAACATATACTTGGAACCAAGTGTTCGAAGTGATTTTGAAAGTATTTGCATTTTGACTGTTTATATGTTTATTGCAATTAGTTTTGTTTATCTATTACATCGGCTTAAGATTCGAATagcgtaa